The following are from one region of the Amycolatopsis sp. QT-25 genome:
- a CDS encoding tectonin domain-containing protein: protein MAHWKNITGGLSAIAVGSRTVVWGVNSGSQIYHYTNHDNNPWTGIPGGLADIGAGVDGTVWGVNSGGSIYRYTGDTEDNAWLHVPGKLSRISVGSRTNVWGVDSIGGIFRYTGDDADPWDRIPGGLVDIGAAADGTVWGVNSSQQIYRYTWTANHWVGISGGLSRIDVGSRTSVWGVNSSGQIYRYTNDDENPWVGVHGTLSDIGAGADGTVWGVNSGGSVFRYTGDSPN from the coding sequence GTGGCTCATTGGAAGAACATCACGGGTGGTCTTTCGGCGATAGCGGTCGGATCGCGGACTGTCGTGTGGGGTGTCAACAGCGGTAGCCAGATCTACCACTACACCAACCACGACAACAATCCGTGGACCGGCATTCCGGGCGGGCTGGCGGATATCGGGGCGGGTGTTGACGGCACTGTATGGGGTGTCAATTCCGGTGGAAGCATCTACCGCTACACCGGGGACACTGAGGACAACGCGTGGCTCCACGTGCCCGGGAAGTTGTCGCGCATCTCGGTGGGGTCGAGGACCAACGTGTGGGGCGTCGACTCGATCGGCGGGATTTTCCGCTACACCGGCGACGACGCCGATCCGTGGGACCGGATCCCCGGTGGTCTGGTCGACATCGGGGCCGCGGCGGACGGCACCGTCTGGGGGGTCAACTCGTCCCAGCAGATCTATCGCTACACCTGGACGGCCAACCACTGGGTCGGCATTTCAGGCGGCCTGAGCAGGATCGACGTCGGCTCCAGAACCAGCGTGTGGGGCGTGAACTCCAGCGGCCAGATCTACCGCTACACCAACGACGACGAGAACCCGTGGGTGGGCGTCCACGGCACCCTGTCAGACATCGGCGCCGGCGCCGACGGCACCGTGTGGGGCGTCAATTCCGGCGGTAGCGTCTTCCGCTACACCGGGGACTCGCCGAACTGA
- a CDS encoding alpha/beta fold hydrolase yields the protein MTPARTVCIVGAGPTGLTLARELHRTGHHPIVLEAADALGGKCASIDLDGRSYDLGGHICTPRYTALAQLASQLDVPTEQATPTLVPDPATRTWAPPDLSPLVNSDAHRRYTDLRAARFPDIASPGLSHSARALAAPVDQWLADNRLGPLAAALGTGYTAAGYGQLHSGVPALYFVKYAELTGLVADHPELMATAGAFTVAGGFGRLWQRIADTLPDLRLAARIRRIDRGGQGVTITTTGGVVEADDLILTVPLSRVLPVLDATPEEREIAAKVRHIDYRTLVFTAEDLPQSGFYLLPERTGSSSAAGRCVSFHHRHHDRDVYTGYVYGSPDFSEGRTADLLCEDMKQLGGRVRSVTLQRRWEFMPHFGSDDLRDGILDRLEDIQGQRRTYHAGSLPAFELIECTMGYAQDLARRFFPAPTAHTVAPQMTPTSRTTRLDEAELGAWLSTAIATELDIPPQDIDLDAPLYDYPFDSISFASLQAALSDLLGTHVASIDLVNQPTIGAIARHLTAGRNTMPAPRRSPLLLPMTTAHPLFCAGGAVGTVQYLRSLARELGPQHPFSALQAPGHDGSEEPYTDVEELAARYAEEIRQAQPRGPYLLGGHSFGGLVAYETGLHLQAAGEEIANVLVLDTYVPIPEQTPPPPDEAAAIEELATMNRIIDPAGTAERPALDTDASPERRREQLARLLGATGMLPDESFILAMLRIYQASLEAYVRYQPPPSDLPVTLFKATDGFPPVLRGDRHINLPLDDPHNGWNPRLLPNLTTVPIPGNHFTLLQQPHLTPLATAIRHSLTPTPPPVLRSGTDGQPAKKTAGPDRLR from the coding sequence ATGACCCCCGCCCGCACCGTGTGCATTGTCGGGGCCGGTCCCACCGGCCTGACCCTCGCCCGCGAACTGCACCGCACAGGCCACCACCCCATCGTCCTGGAAGCCGCCGACGCGCTCGGCGGCAAATGCGCCTCCATCGACCTGGACGGCCGCAGCTACGACCTCGGCGGACACATCTGCACCCCCCGGTACACCGCCCTGGCCCAGCTCGCCTCCCAGCTGGACGTCCCCACCGAACAGGCGACACCGACCCTCGTGCCCGACCCTGCCACCCGCACCTGGGCGCCGCCCGATCTCTCACCCCTGGTCAACTCCGACGCCCACCGCCGCTACACGGACCTGCGCGCCGCGCGATTCCCCGACATCGCCTCACCCGGTCTCTCTCATTCCGCACGCGCCCTGGCCGCCCCGGTGGACCAGTGGCTGGCCGACAACCGCCTCGGGCCACTCGCCGCCGCATTGGGCACCGGATACACCGCGGCCGGCTACGGGCAGCTGCACTCCGGCGTACCCGCGCTGTACTTCGTCAAGTACGCGGAACTCACCGGGCTGGTGGCGGACCACCCCGAGCTGATGGCGACCGCGGGGGCGTTCACCGTCGCGGGCGGCTTCGGCCGGCTGTGGCAGCGGATCGCCGACACCCTGCCCGACCTACGGCTCGCAGCTCGTATCCGACGCATCGACCGCGGTGGCCAAGGCGTCACGATCACCACCACGGGCGGCGTCGTGGAGGCCGACGACCTGATCCTGACCGTCCCACTCAGCAGGGTCCTGCCGGTACTGGACGCCACCCCGGAGGAACGGGAGATCGCCGCGAAAGTACGCCACATCGACTACCGCACCCTCGTGTTCACTGCCGAGGACTTGCCACAATCCGGGTTCTACCTGCTGCCGGAACGGACCGGGAGCAGCTCGGCGGCCGGGCGCTGCGTGTCGTTCCACCACCGCCACCACGACCGCGACGTGTACACCGGCTACGTGTACGGCAGTCCCGACTTCTCCGAGGGAAGAACCGCGGATCTGCTCTGTGAGGACATGAAGCAGCTCGGCGGCAGGGTGCGGTCGGTGACGTTGCAGCGCCGCTGGGAGTTCATGCCGCACTTCGGCAGCGACGACCTGCGGGACGGAATCCTCGACCGGCTGGAGGACATACAGGGCCAACGGCGCACCTATCACGCGGGCAGCCTGCCCGCGTTCGAACTGATCGAATGCACCATGGGCTACGCCCAGGACCTCGCGCGGCGCTTCTTCCCCGCACCCACCGCGCACACCGTCGCGCCACAGATGACGCCGACGTCCCGGACCACACGGCTGGACGAGGCCGAACTCGGCGCCTGGCTCTCGACCGCCATCGCCACCGAACTGGACATCCCGCCCCAGGACATCGACCTGGACGCGCCGCTGTACGACTACCCCTTCGACTCCATCAGCTTTGCCTCGCTCCAAGCCGCCCTGTCGGACCTGCTCGGCACCCACGTGGCCTCCATCGACCTGGTCAACCAGCCCACGATCGGCGCTATCGCCCGCCACCTCACAGCCGGCCGCAACACGATGCCGGCCCCCAGGCGATCCCCGCTGCTGCTCCCCATGACCACCGCACACCCGCTGTTCTGCGCGGGCGGCGCGGTCGGAACCGTCCAGTATCTGCGCTCCCTGGCCAGGGAACTCGGCCCCCAGCACCCGTTCAGCGCGCTCCAAGCACCCGGCCACGACGGCAGCGAGGAACCGTACACCGACGTCGAAGAACTGGCCGCGCGCTACGCCGAGGAAATCCGGCAGGCGCAACCACGCGGCCCCTACCTGCTGGGCGGACACTCATTCGGCGGCCTGGTGGCCTACGAGACCGGGCTGCACCTGCAAGCCGCCGGTGAGGAGATCGCCAACGTCCTCGTCCTGGACACCTACGTCCCGATCCCGGAACAGACCCCGCCGCCTCCCGACGAGGCAGCGGCCATCGAGGAACTGGCGACCATGAACAGGATCATCGATCCCGCCGGCACCGCGGAGCGGCCGGCCCTCGATACCGACGCCTCCCCCGAACGCAGGCGAGAACAACTCGCCCGCCTCCTCGGCGCCACCGGAATGCTGCCCGACGAGAGCTTCATCCTCGCCATGCTCCGCATCTACCAGGCCAGCCTGGAAGCATACGTGCGCTACCAGCCGCCGCCCTCCGACCTGCCAGTCACCCTCTTCAAAGCAACCGACGGCTTCCCCCCGGTCTTACGGGGCGACCGGCACATCAACCTGCCCCTGGACGACCCCCACAACGGCTGGAACCCCCGACTCCTGCCCAACCTCACCACCGTCCCGATACCGGGAAACCACTTCACCCTCCTCCAACAACCCCACCTGACCCCACTCGCCACCGCCATCCGCCATAGCCTCACCCCCACGCCCCCGCCAGTCCTCAGATCCGGGACGGACGGACAGCCGGCGAAGAAGACAGCCGGACCGGACAGACTTCGATGA
- a CDS encoding fatty acyl-AMP ligase: MTAGPSMTRSLLTSFLNLYEQDPGRILFTFVDDKGVDRQRLTVADLASQADAVACALPRWGLVPGDRALLVYPPSLDFVGAFLGCLAAGVLPVPVCPPDPLRLRHDVAAFTQIATDCGAGTVLTNSAYELARTAGNFTSLLARHRMRWPDLTWRRTDRARPSRPLRLDWRVPGDPAQPAFLQYTSGSTSAPRGVVVTHGNMQAEVEANTEALGLGPDTRGVCWVPHFHDLGLISFVLSTVVGNSSTYLMSPMSFLRRPALWMETMDRVRATHTAAPNFAYDLVVRKSTREQRARWDLRSLRVVCSGGEPVRPETVRRFLDACAPAGLAEGAFYPAYGLAECTLSVTMGGRAVLHVDRAALAEGRVVPLAGSDSAGTAEGITLVGSGRVTKADSRVRIVDPQTHRPCPEDQVGEIWVDSPTKAAGYYGFGEENRELFQAKVTDDDDPRRYLRTGDLGFFHQAELFVTGRLKDLIIVHGRNVYPQDVEASAAQAHPLIRPGGVAAFVLEPVPGGDTERVVVFVETRQTRLGPEQRQELIQAVRHHVRMDHSLVCHAVVLGGPGTVTKTTSGKVRRGACRQAFLSGAVHRASTTLAVDEQPAASGQESSP; this comes from the coding sequence GTGACCGCTGGCCCTTCGATGACGCGGAGTCTGCTCACCTCTTTCCTGAACCTGTACGAGCAGGATCCCGGCCGGATCCTGTTCACCTTCGTCGATGACAAGGGGGTAGACCGTCAGCGGCTCACCGTCGCGGACCTGGCGAGCCAGGCCGACGCGGTGGCGTGTGCCCTGCCGCGGTGGGGCCTGGTCCCGGGTGACCGGGCGCTGCTGGTGTATCCCCCCTCCCTGGACTTCGTCGGGGCTTTCCTGGGTTGCCTGGCCGCTGGTGTGCTGCCGGTTCCGGTGTGCCCGCCCGACCCGCTGCGGCTGCGCCACGACGTGGCCGCCTTCACCCAGATCGCCACCGACTGCGGGGCGGGGACCGTGCTGACGAACAGCGCCTACGAGCTGGCCAGAACGGCCGGGAACTTCACGTCGCTCTTGGCCCGTCACCGGATGCGCTGGCCGGACCTGACCTGGCGGCGCACCGACCGTGCCCGGCCCAGCAGACCCCTGCGGCTCGATTGGCGGGTGCCCGGGGACCCGGCGCAGCCCGCCTTCCTGCAGTACACCTCGGGTTCGACCAGCGCCCCGCGCGGTGTGGTGGTCACACACGGCAACATGCAGGCCGAGGTGGAGGCCAACACCGAGGCCCTGGGCCTGGGGCCGGACACCCGCGGGGTGTGCTGGGTGCCGCACTTTCACGACCTGGGGCTGATCAGCTTCGTCCTGTCCACCGTCGTCGGGAACTCCAGCACCTATCTGATGTCCCCGATGTCCTTCCTGCGCCGTCCCGCGCTGTGGATGGAGACCATGGACCGCGTCCGTGCCACGCACACCGCAGCACCGAACTTCGCCTACGACCTCGTGGTGCGCAAGAGCACCCGGGAGCAGCGCGCCCGCTGGGATCTGAGGTCGCTGCGGGTGGTGTGCTCCGGTGGCGAGCCGGTACGTCCGGAGACCGTCCGCCGCTTCCTCGACGCCTGCGCTCCTGCGGGACTCGCCGAGGGCGCCTTCTATCCCGCGTACGGTCTGGCCGAATGCACATTGAGCGTCACCATGGGCGGCCGCGCGGTGCTGCACGTGGACCGGGCCGCGCTGGCCGAAGGGCGCGTCGTGCCGCTGGCCGGGTCGGACAGCGCCGGAACGGCCGAGGGCATCACTCTCGTGGGCAGCGGCCGGGTCACCAAGGCGGATTCCCGGGTCCGGATCGTCGATCCGCAGACACACAGACCCTGCCCCGAGGATCAGGTCGGGGAAATCTGGGTGGACTCCCCGACCAAGGCCGCCGGCTACTACGGGTTCGGCGAGGAAAACCGGGAACTGTTCCAAGCGAAGGTCACCGACGATGACGATCCCCGAAGGTATCTGCGCACCGGGGATCTCGGGTTCTTCCACCAGGCGGAGCTCTTCGTCACCGGGCGCCTCAAGGACTTGATCATCGTGCACGGCCGGAACGTCTACCCGCAGGACGTCGAGGCGAGCGCGGCCCAGGCACACCCGCTGATCCGGCCGGGCGGAGTGGCCGCGTTCGTCCTGGAACCGGTACCAGGCGGGGACACGGAGCGGGTCGTGGTCTTCGTCGAGACCCGCCAAACCCGGCTCGGCCCCGAGCAGCGGCAGGAGTTGATTCAGGCGGTGCGCCACCACGTCCGCATGGATCACAGCCTGGTGTGCCACGCCGTGGTCCTCGGCGGTCCCGGCACCGTCACCAAGACCACCAGCGGCAAGGTCCGCCGCGGCGCTTGCCGGCAAGCCTTCCTCTCCGGTGCGGTTCACCGCGCCTCCACCACTCTCGCCGTCGACGAGCAGCCCGCCGCGTCCGGACAGGAGTCCTCACCATGA